A stretch of DNA from Methylogaea oryzae:
AACTTGCCAGTCTGATTCCCGGCCGGCCGGGCCATATGGAACGTCGCCGTCACCAGTTCCGGAGAAACCTGAGTGTCGTCGCGACCGAACGGCTTGGGCTTCTCCACCGCCAAACCGTCGCTTTTGGCGGCATCGGCCAAGGAAGCGCCTTGCTGGAAACGCTCGAATAGCGCCTTGGCCTTGGCCTTGGCGGCGGATTCGGCGGCTTCATGGCGCAGGTGCGCTTCGATTTGCGGACGGACTTCGTCCAATGGCCGCAACGACGACACGACGTGTTTCTTGACGCGCAGCACCACCACGTTGCCCGACGCCAACTCGACGGCTTCGCTATTGTGGCCGTCCAATACGTCCTGGCTGAAAGCGGCGTTGCGCAACGCGGGATCGGCCGCAACGCCCGCCCCCTCGTCACGGGTGAACAGCGCCGTTTCCTGCAGCTTGGCGCCCACCGCTTCGGCCGCCGGCTCCAGGCTATCCGAGTGCTCGAACCCGACTTGGCTGAGCTTTTCCCCCAGCTCGTAGAACCTCTTTTCCGCTGCGTTACGCTGATAAGTCTGGCGCAATTCCTCTTTCACCTCGTCAAACCCCCTGGACTTCCCAGCGGTCAACTCGGTCAACTTGATCAGATGGTAACCAAACGAGGTTTTCACCGGTTCGGATACTTCACCGGCCTTGAGCTTAAACGCCGCATCCTCGAAATTTTTGTCCATCTGGCCCTTGGCGATCACGCCCAGATCGCCGCCTTTAGCCGCGGACAATTTGTCGTCCGACAGTTCCTTAGCCACGCTGGCGAAATCGGCGCCTTTGCCCAACCGCTCGGCCGCCTGCTTGGCCTTGCCCAGCGCTGCGGCATAAGCGTCGTCCTTGGCGCCCGGTTCGACGCTAAACAGCATATGGCTGACCTTGCGGCGCTCCTGAGTAGTAAAGCTGGCTTTTTGCTCTTCGTAATAGGCCTTCAGTTCGTCGTCATTCACTTGAACTTGGCGGGCGACTTGATCCAGGCTCAGTTCCACGTACTGGACGGAAACGCGTTCGGGAGTCTGGTACTGAGCCTCGTGGGATCGATAGTGCTGCTCAATCGCCTGCGCCGTCGGTGCAGCGCCTTCTTTCGCAACGGGAACCAGCACGTATTCGGCCGTTCGCTTTTGATTTTTCAACCGGAGAAATTGATCTACTTCGTGCGGAGTGGCGAAAGCGGTGCGGGCAATAGCGTGCTGAAGCTGATCCATGGCGACCGCCATGCGGATTTGCGCGGCGAAACCGGCGGCACTCGCCCCCTGGGCCGACATGGAAAGCTTGTATTTTTCCTTGTCGAACTTTCCGTCGGTCTGGAAATAAGGCAAAGATTGAATCACGTCGCGCAGCGCATCGTCTCCCAGGCCCATGCGCAGGCGTTGGACTTCGTCGTGCAGCAACGTTTCATGGATCAGGCGTTCCAGCGCTTGCTGGCGGATAACCTTCTCGTCCTGCTCGCCGAATCCGACCAGGTTCGAAAGATCCTGTTCGGCCACTCGGCTCACATCCCGTTCGAAAAGTTCCTTATCGCCCACCGAAGCCACCGGCTTTTCCTTACCCACATCCATGTAGTTCTGGATGCCCCATAAGGCGAAAGGCACGGCGATGGAAATCAGTATTACCCATGCCATGATGCCATGAGCACGGTCGCGGATAGTCTGCAGCATAGGCTTACGACCCGATAGAATTCTTAATTATTGTAATCACCCTGCCTTTCCGGCAGGCTCGTAGGCAAACAAAAACCCCGGCACCGTGTGGCAGCGGGGTTCTTATAATTAGTGGCGGAGTGGACGGGACTTGAACCCGCGACCCCCGGCGTGACAGGCCGGTATTCTAACCAACTGAACTACCACTCCAAAACCTAACTGGTGGGTGCTGCAGGGATCGAACCTGCGACCCTCGCCTTGTAAGGGCGATGCTCTCCCAGCTGAGCTAAGCACCCTAGCTAAGATTCAACTATTTTACACAGTCTTTCAGAACTTTGCCAGCCTTAAATGTCGGTACGCTGGCCGCCTTGATGGTGATGGTTTCACCGGTCTGCGGATTACGGCCCTGGCGCGCAGCGCGTTCCTTAACGGCAAAAGTACCGAAGCCCACCAGAGAAACGCTGTCCCCGCTCTTCAACGCAGCCGTAATAGCATCGAGCACGCCGTCCAAAGCACGAGCCGCATCGGCTTTCGTCAGGTCGGCCGTCTTAGCCACTGCGTCGATAAGTTCCGCTTTATTCATCAAATCCCCCTGTTTCTATAATTGACGGTTGGTTGTTTTCCGCTGGATTCGCACACCGGCAGTCATGCTATGCAGGGAATCCTGCGGAATTTATAGCAGTCGGTCAAAAGCCCGTCAAGCCAGTAACTGCAAGGCTTGCGGGCCATCTGCCTGGGTCGTGAGGCCATTCACAAGATTGAAGTGCCTTTAGTGGGTCAGCACCGCGTTTCCCGCCTTGGCCGCGCCCTGCTCCTGCGCCGCCGGAATCGCCGTATCCCTCGGCTCGGGCAAGTACTCCAACGCCACCTTCAGGACTTCGTCTATCCAGCGTACGGGCAAGATTTCCAAATCTTGCAGCACATTTTTCGGAATTTCTGCCAAGTCCTTCGCATTTTCCTGCGGAATCAACACGGTACGAATGCCGCCGCGGTGCGCCGCCAGCAGTTTTTCCTTGA
This window harbors:
- a CDS encoding HU family DNA-binding protein, translating into MNKAELIDAVAKTADLTKADAARALDGVLDAITAALKSGDSVSLVGFGTFAVKERAARQGRNPQTGETITIKAASVPTFKAGKVLKDCVK
- a CDS encoding SurA N-terminal domain-containing protein, translated to MLQTIRDRAHGIMAWVILISIAVPFALWGIQNYMDVGKEKPVASVGDKELFERDVSRVAEQDLSNLVGFGEQDEKVIRQQALERLIHETLLHDEVQRLRMGLGDDALRDVIQSLPYFQTDGKFDKEKYKLSMSAQGASAAGFAAQIRMAVAMDQLQHAIARTAFATPHEVDQFLRLKNQKRTAEYVLVPVAKEGAAPTAQAIEQHYRSHEAQYQTPERVSVQYVELSLDQVARQVQVNDDELKAYYEEQKASFTTQERRKVSHMLFSVEPGAKDDAYAAALGKAKQAAERLGKGADFASVAKELSDDKLSAAKGGDLGVIAKGQMDKNFEDAAFKLKAGEVSEPVKTSFGYHLIKLTELTAGKSRGFDEVKEELRQTYQRNAAEKRFYELGEKLSQVGFEHSDSLEPAAEAVGAKLQETALFTRDEGAGVAADPALRNAAFSQDVLDGHNSEAVELASGNVVVLRVKKHVVSSLRPLDEVRPQIEAHLRHEAAESAAKAKAKALFERFQQGASLADAAKSDGLAVEKPKPFGRDDTQVSPELVTATFHMARPAGNQTGKLLTSLASGEQVVVHLLEVTDGDAAAVDAQEKAKVRDLLSRSKGQAEYASLMQQLREDGDVHITANKE